From Oceanipulchritudo coccoides, the proteins below share one genomic window:
- a CDS encoding InlB B-repeat-containing protein, whose product MKFFNFQFCLSISVPLLAFALSGMGQSIPAAGIHSWASWKPGNVSRVDCPELRGVPLILKWNQLEPSEGDYQFESLVGAPLQVAADDGLYATAMIWVGPACPEWIYGLGVPEVFTDRTVNALGQPISAKPYPYPFSTIYMERFIALIDAFGTYLNNLPEDLQQRIVFVQSAEGSTGDPAPYKGKPLDPQYEITDEEWYLFRKEIWSHYLQSLVDIPLMVNSSSKSPEQSDWVLDNLDILAVKNGMFSHGYHVSGNKERLANFKTLSNRARSLGKPVINRGEMDGELFVMGWSSSNIPRALYWSGIFAMHCELDIWNVPNNALKDEANAPALEFFNKYAGHWNPALAPGAFCALRDGLDASDFERFPAEVFGGAPGQKKVPERYLNIAQAYESRGARMDDVESAMGGGMLNRKRSGPNDVGWAILPSNYERFLYQLNSGTEDVGWWNIDDSIYGRFGRGFDHGNGKDTLYFDVHDKLLPSRSQRVRLSVIYLDTGTGQFELQYDADSDSRKSAFVVTKTNSNKWKTESVVVDDWAFQNKGPNGADLMLLNVDSEDDIFHLVELVKLSQVTIGTVGKGSVSGRADATVYDPVVGPVNEGQRLELTVTPESGWEFVGWSGDLDGTNTRQILFTAEDTRITAHFAYGGTSVASDDFDSNSWTGGTGWSGGWSSSGGITLTSYGGGITILLNSNGQITRDLISALANASLTIDHDIDSLDTGETATAEVFDGSWHVVWVATESDNGGDRGVEPDALVTETIDLAAYGDISKIRFTVNAGGGADRFWIDNITLTGDSEGGTHSLPLFAFDPVEMGPAVEGVPFSGTLAGSVNHANGDPMTFSMGSGPGWLSVAPDGTLSGMPTPTDVGLNHWIVEVTNEYGAPDKANLLLYVEPDGTPALSYADWSSLYRLNQAQEGDDDGDTELNLMEFANGGSPVNPFDRGHRPAFEIKRDGGSTWFEYAYAKRGSCLNYQLEFSSSLAPGSWSGNGYTETGSDPLNGYFNLITNRIDLPADSPVFIRLIVEEY is encoded by the coding sequence ATGAAATTTTTCAATTTTCAATTCTGCCTCTCGATCAGTGTTCCTTTGCTCGCATTTGCATTATCGGGCATGGGCCAAAGTATTCCGGCGGCAGGTATCCATAGCTGGGCCTCATGGAAGCCAGGGAATGTCTCTCGTGTGGACTGCCCCGAATTGCGAGGCGTTCCCCTTATTCTGAAGTGGAATCAGCTCGAACCAAGCGAAGGGGATTACCAATTCGAAAGCCTTGTCGGAGCGCCGTTACAGGTTGCCGCGGACGATGGCTTGTATGCAACGGCAATGATCTGGGTGGGCCCGGCCTGCCCGGAATGGATCTACGGGCTGGGGGTCCCTGAGGTATTTACGGATAGAACGGTAAATGCGCTTGGCCAACCAATATCAGCTAAACCTTACCCTTATCCCTTTTCGACGATTTATATGGAGCGATTCATTGCCCTCATCGATGCCTTTGGCACTTACCTCAATAATCTTCCGGAGGATCTACAGCAGCGAATTGTTTTTGTGCAAAGCGCCGAGGGATCGACTGGTGATCCGGCTCCCTACAAGGGCAAACCACTTGATCCACAATATGAGATTACTGATGAGGAGTGGTATCTCTTCCGCAAAGAGATATGGAGTCACTACCTGCAGAGTTTGGTGGACATTCCCCTCATGGTAAACTCAAGCAGCAAGAGTCCGGAACAGAGCGATTGGGTACTTGATAATCTGGATATTCTCGCCGTCAAGAACGGCATGTTCAGTCACGGTTATCATGTCAGTGGGAACAAAGAGCGATTGGCCAATTTTAAAACCCTTTCCAATAGAGCCCGGAGCCTTGGAAAACCGGTGATCAACCGCGGAGAGATGGATGGAGAGCTCTTTGTGATGGGCTGGTCGAGCAGTAATATCCCGCGAGCGCTCTATTGGTCCGGCATCTTCGCGATGCATTGCGAATTGGATATTTGGAATGTACCGAATAATGCCTTGAAAGATGAGGCGAATGCTCCAGCTCTCGAATTTTTCAACAAGTATGCTGGTCATTGGAATCCCGCTCTTGCGCCAGGGGCCTTCTGCGCCTTGCGGGATGGACTGGATGCCTCCGATTTCGAGCGTTTCCCAGCAGAAGTGTTTGGAGGAGCACCGGGGCAGAAAAAAGTGCCTGAGCGCTACCTGAATATCGCACAAGCTTATGAGTCCCGTGGGGCACGGATGGATGATGTCGAGAGTGCGATGGGGGGTGGCATGCTGAATCGCAAACGAAGCGGGCCCAACGACGTTGGCTGGGCGATTCTTCCCTCCAATTATGAGCGTTTCCTGTATCAGCTGAATTCGGGGACAGAGGATGTCGGATGGTGGAATATTGATGATTCCATATACGGTCGCTTTGGACGCGGGTTTGATCACGGGAACGGCAAGGACACCTTGTATTTTGATGTTCATGACAAGCTGCTGCCTTCGCGCAGCCAGCGCGTGCGGCTCTCGGTGATCTATCTCGACACGGGCACCGGCCAGTTCGAGCTGCAATATGATGCGGATTCAGACAGCCGGAAGTCCGCATTCGTTGTCACCAAGACCAATTCCAATAAATGGAAGACGGAATCCGTGGTGGTCGATGATTGGGCATTTCAAAACAAGGGTCCGAACGGAGCCGATCTCATGCTGCTCAATGTCGATTCAGAAGACGACATCTTCCACTTGGTAGAGCTCGTCAAGTTGTCGCAGGTCACCATTGGCACTGTCGGAAAAGGTAGCGTGAGCGGACGCGCCGATGCCACCGTTTATGATCCAGTGGTCGGTCCCGTTAATGAGGGCCAGCGACTGGAATTGACAGTAACACCCGAATCCGGATGGGAATTTGTGGGTTGGAGCGGCGATCTTGACGGGACAAACACACGCCAGATTCTCTTCACTGCGGAAGACACCCGGATCACAGCACACTTTGCTTACGGTGGCACCTCTGTGGCATCCGATGACTTTGACTCAAATTCCTGGACTGGCGGCACAGGCTGGAGTGGTGGATGGAGTAGCTCTGGAGGCATCACCCTGACAAGTTATGGAGGGGGAATTACCATCCTGCTGAACAGCAACGGACAGATTACCCGTGACCTCATTAGTGCGCTGGCCAATGCGTCGCTTACCATTGATCATGATATCGACAGCCTTGATACGGGTGAGACTGCAACGGCGGAAGTCTTTGATGGGTCCTGGCATGTTGTTTGGGTCGCGACAGAGAGCGATAACGGCGGCGATCGGGGCGTTGAACCCGATGCCTTGGTCACAGAGACCATCGACCTTGCGGCATATGGAGACATCTCAAAAATCCGTTTCACGGTGAATGCCGGAGGCGGTGCGGACCGGTTCTGGATCGATAATATCACACTCACCGGGGACAGTGAGGGAGGAACTCACTCACTTCCATTGTTTGCCTTTGATCCCGTGGAAATGGGTCCTGCAGTCGAGGGCGTACCTTTCTCGGGAACGCTGGCTGGTTCGGTCAATCATGCCAACGGTGATCCGATGACCTTCTCCATGGGTTCAGGGCCGGGTTGGCTGAGCGTGGCACCCGACGGGACCCTCTCGGGCATGCCAACTCCTACGGATGTTGGCCTGAACCACTGGATCGTCGAGGTCACTAATGAATATGGGGCTCCTGATAAGGCTAATTTACTGCTTTATGTCGAGCCGGATGGAACACCCGCTTTGAGCTATGCCGATTGGTCGAGCCTTTACCGGCTTAATCAAGCACAGGAGGGGGATGACGATGGGGACACTGAATTGAATTTAATGGAATTCGCCAACGGCGGGAGCCCGGTCAATCCTTTCGACAGGGGCCATCGTCCGGCTTTTGAAATCAAAAGGGATGGTGGATCAACATGGTTTGAATACGCCTATGCCAAGCGCGGCAGCTGCCTGAATTATCAGCTGGAATTCTCTTCCAGCCTGGCTCCGGGAAGCTGGTCGGGAAATGGTTATACGGAGACGGGAAGCGACCCCCTTAATGGATATTTTAACCTGATCACCAACCGGATCGATCTACCCGCGGATTCCCCTGTGTTCATTCGCCTGATCGTTGAAGAATACTGA
- a CDS encoding sulfatase, translating into MNFLNAFSNRLKPLAGTLLLFGGLCISMASADKPLNVIFIAVDDMNDWVGVVGGHPQAKTPNMDRLVELTGAMVFNRAYCPATVCGPSRSSILTGLRPSTTGVYGNGNNLKASPVAKDATTLPQYFSEHGYHTLSSGKIFHKHPVWEGMDEGQWAFDEWASNGGKTGVDTSKGPLNKLPMLKGGGGRKGRGLEFDWGPTGVPVEETGDYKTCAWAAEQLDRDFDGKPFFMAVGVSKPHLPFYVPQEFFNMHPLEDVQIPEIVPDDLDDIKNPKGKNKFKPSDDFQRVQNANMFKEVTQAYLAAVSYADYCVGVVLDKLEKSPYADNTIVVIWGDHGWFLGEKLRYRKTHLWEESTRVPLIIRVPELTQPGSRSNRIVNLLDLYPTLAEWCGLPTKEGLEGVSFADLKSLAPEDERPTLTTMGYKNHSVRGDRYRYTRYDDGTEELYDHLKDPMERRNLITDPEMKPVVKQMRAYLPKHDEPRSPDNDIDKKRLRRTLGKIFKMDPKYRDMANRGELDPEFVKSIFNETK; encoded by the coding sequence ATGAACTTTTTGAATGCCTTTTCAAACCGTCTTAAGCCTCTGGCGGGGACACTCCTTTTGTTCGGTGGGCTGTGCATCTCTATGGCCTCGGCCGATAAGCCCCTGAACGTCATCTTTATCGCGGTTGACGATATGAATGACTGGGTTGGCGTGGTCGGAGGCCATCCACAGGCCAAAACGCCCAATATGGACCGTTTGGTCGAGTTGACCGGGGCAATGGTCTTTAACAGAGCCTATTGCCCAGCTACGGTATGCGGCCCTTCGCGGTCTTCAATTCTAACGGGCCTGCGTCCCTCGACCACAGGTGTTTACGGGAACGGGAATAACCTCAAGGCTTCACCGGTGGCAAAAGATGCCACGACGCTGCCACAGTATTTTTCCGAGCACGGCTATCATACTCTTTCAAGTGGGAAGATATTTCACAAGCATCCGGTCTGGGAAGGAATGGATGAGGGGCAATGGGCCTTTGATGAGTGGGCCTCCAACGGCGGAAAGACCGGAGTGGATACTTCCAAGGGCCCGCTCAATAAATTGCCCATGCTTAAAGGTGGCGGAGGAAGAAAGGGTAGGGGCCTGGAATTTGATTGGGGACCAACCGGTGTCCCGGTTGAAGAAACGGGAGATTACAAGACCTGTGCATGGGCGGCCGAGCAGTTGGATCGGGATTTTGACGGAAAGCCCTTTTTTATGGCAGTAGGCGTATCAAAACCGCACCTGCCTTTTTATGTTCCCCAGGAATTCTTCAACATGCACCCGCTCGAGGATGTCCAGATCCCAGAAATCGTCCCGGATGATCTGGACGACATAAAAAACCCGAAAGGAAAAAACAAGTTTAAGCCGTCGGATGATTTCCAGCGCGTACAGAATGCCAACATGTTCAAGGAGGTTACCCAGGCCTATCTGGCCGCGGTCTCCTATGCCGATTACTGCGTTGGCGTGGTTCTGGATAAACTGGAGAAGAGTCCCTACGCGGACAACACGATTGTCGTCATCTGGGGCGACCATGGCTGGTTCCTCGGGGAAAAGCTCAGGTACCGCAAAACCCATCTTTGGGAGGAATCAACGCGGGTACCCTTGATCATTCGTGTTCCTGAATTGACGCAGCCCGGCTCACGGTCCAACCGCATTGTCAATCTGTTGGATCTGTATCCGACGCTGGCGGAATGGTGCGGGCTTCCCACCAAGGAAGGTCTCGAAGGTGTTAGCTTCGCCGACCTGAAGAGCCTTGCACCCGAGGATGAGCGCCCGACCTTGACCACAATGGGGTACAAGAACCATTCGGTCCGCGGTGACCGGTATCGATACACCCGCTACGACGACGGGACCGAGGAGCTCTACGATCACTTGAAGGATCCCATGGAGCGCCGGAACCTGATCACAGATCCCGAAATGAAACCGGTTGTGAAGCAGATGAGGGCATACCTCCCCAAGCATGACGAGCCAAGAAGCCCCGACAACGACATAGACAAAAAGCGGTTGAGAAGAACTTTGGGCAAAATTTTCAAAATGGATCCGAAGTACAGGGACATGGCAAATCGCGGTGAACTGGATCCGGAGTTCGTCAAAAGCATTTTCAACGAGACCAAGTAA
- a CDS encoding arylsulfatase, translating to MKRFLIISLLGLMQTAFGGTPPNVIYILADDLGYGDLSTYGQTHFKTPNIDSIADNGIKFSQHYSGAPVCAPSRSTLMTGLHTGHAPIRGNGFVDPEGQMPMPADTYTVGHLFQQAGYSTGLFGKWGLGDPESASEPLKMGFERFYGYNCQRQAHHYYPYYLWDDDQRVMLWENFGYERGEYAPDLIQDEVLGFIEANKDKPFFCYYALVQPHAEMFAPEPYMEKYRGKFLPESSYEGTDSGPDFRKYAYGSQPEAHAAFAAMVSVMDDDVGEIMAKLEELGIADNTLVIFTSDNGPHQEGGHDPEYFNSSGSLRGFKRDLYEGGIRVPMIASWPGKIEPGTQTDHVSAFWDVLPTMADVLGQKLSVEVDGVSFLPTLLGAESQASSPMYWEFHEKKGRIALRKGNWKAVRYNVAVDPDSPLELYDLCQDPSEQKNIADQYPEIVAELDGLIGSARTTSPVTDFNFPLKRNAPSGAMAHEK from the coding sequence ATGAAACGATTTCTGATAATTAGCCTACTGGGTCTCATGCAGACCGCCTTTGGGGGGACCCCGCCAAACGTCATCTATATTCTGGCCGATGATTTGGGGTATGGCGACTTGAGCACCTACGGGCAGACACATTTCAAAACGCCCAATATTGATTCCATCGCTGACAACGGGATAAAATTCAGCCAGCACTACTCCGGAGCGCCTGTATGTGCGCCTTCGCGGAGCACTTTGATGACAGGCCTGCATACAGGCCATGCCCCGATTCGGGGAAATGGATTTGTCGATCCTGAAGGGCAGATGCCGATGCCAGCGGACACGTACACGGTCGGGCACCTTTTCCAGCAGGCCGGTTATTCAACAGGACTTTTTGGAAAGTGGGGATTGGGCGACCCTGAAAGCGCCAGTGAACCCTTGAAAATGGGGTTTGAGCGATTTTATGGATACAACTGCCAAAGACAGGCACACCACTATTATCCCTATTACCTTTGGGATGACGACCAGCGTGTCATGCTCTGGGAAAATTTCGGCTACGAGCGCGGGGAATATGCCCCGGACCTTATCCAGGACGAAGTCCTTGGGTTTATCGAGGCCAACAAGGACAAGCCTTTCTTCTGTTACTACGCATTGGTTCAACCGCACGCTGAAATGTTCGCTCCCGAGCCTTACATGGAAAAGTATCGTGGAAAATTCCTTCCTGAGAGTTCCTACGAGGGGACGGACAGTGGGCCAGATTTCCGCAAATACGCCTATGGGTCACAACCGGAGGCCCATGCTGCTTTTGCCGCCATGGTCTCAGTGATGGATGACGATGTCGGCGAGATTATGGCCAAGCTGGAGGAGTTGGGGATCGCCGATAATACCCTCGTGATTTTCACTTCCGACAACGGGCCGCATCAGGAGGGCGGGCATGATCCGGAGTATTTCAATTCCTCAGGGAGCTTGCGCGGATTCAAGCGCGATCTTTACGAAGGCGGCATTCGCGTACCGATGATTGCCAGCTGGCCCGGAAAAATCGAGCCTGGCACACAAACTGATCATGTTTCGGCTTTTTGGGATGTCCTACCCACGATGGCAGACGTCCTCGGCCAAAAACTCTCCGTTGAAGTGGATGGAGTTTCCTTTTTGCCAACCCTTCTCGGCGCGGAGTCCCAGGCGAGCAGTCCGATGTATTGGGAATTTCATGAAAAAAAAGGCAGGATAGCACTGCGCAAAGGCAATTGGAAAGCAGTCCGATACAATGTCGCTGTAGATCCGGATTCCCCATTGGAGCTCTACGACCTTTGTCAGGATCCGTCTGAACAAAAGAATATCGCGGATCAATACCCGGAGATTGTTGCGGAATTGGATGGATTGATTGGATCAGCCCGCACGACTTCGCCGGTTACAGACTTCAATTTTCCTCTTAAGCGTAACGCCCCATCCGGGGCCATGGCTCATGAAAAATAA
- a CDS encoding glycoside hydrolase family 36 protein, with translation MKNNFMTSNSKFLPVLVTCSLCLLQAPVSFGQSVDWKGITIDVEATHRVAVEHQMVPDKNGFQRLEIILSNPGDALLTIKEIDISIPFRKTLSEDLEVIYGSSCMGRRPMLRETVEDDGKLSYSYMYEMIRSSEGEYLLAGSLSWRIFLPVLTVSESAVLVYSDGEGKQLLPGESISYEPIIIRQAPDWIELLNEFGKAIALENGIKAIKKTGFKGWATWDYYGRLFEVDDVIGNLDALNKLYPAANLIQIDGGWWTERGDYTSVRPDLQGGIKAMADQIKTDGKTAGLHFDGFRADLASEVYKSHPDYFLHDQHGNVIVEKKQLFDRVMNYIYFDYSHPGARAHIAACVQQMREWGITYFKVDFMRYGLESEIKQAHPSVTKVMAYDPSISGVERFRLGMQAIREAIGEENYFLGCSAVFGPCIGFVDGMRTGGDVHPKFEAFSERCLANSGNFYLDGTVFNGDADYLVFREAADEDERVSRDNHKSGGSLEMHEAAMWADYNKIYGNCRLQSDNLMSLRAERKELVREVFEWPAMDESVPLDIWNHAANKQDGFELILAQQGDDIFLGVFNWGDSPRTYDLAAFGKNPALILEGRHSTVLTYQGTDTFNQLRRKLQRK, from the coding sequence ATGAAAAATAACTTTATGACCTCCAACTCAAAATTCCTACCGGTGCTTGTCACCTGCTCATTGTGTTTGTTGCAAGCGCCCGTTTCCTTTGGTCAGTCGGTTGACTGGAAAGGCATCACGATTGATGTTGAAGCCACTCATCGGGTTGCCGTTGAACATCAAATGGTTCCTGATAAGAACGGCTTTCAGCGTCTGGAAATCATTTTATCCAATCCTGGTGACGCCCTGCTGACCATTAAGGAAATCGATATTTCCATACCGTTTAGGAAGACATTATCCGAAGACCTTGAAGTAATCTATGGAAGCAGTTGTATGGGCAGGCGCCCCATGTTGCGGGAAACTGTTGAAGACGATGGGAAATTGAGCTACAGTTACATGTATGAGATGATCAGATCATCCGAAGGCGAGTACCTGCTCGCCGGGTCCCTGAGTTGGCGGATATTCCTTCCGGTACTGACCGTTTCAGAAAGTGCCGTTTTGGTATATTCCGATGGGGAAGGCAAACAGCTCCTCCCCGGCGAATCCATTTCCTACGAACCAATTATCATTAGGCAAGCACCCGACTGGATTGAATTACTCAATGAGTTCGGGAAAGCCATCGCCCTGGAAAACGGCATCAAGGCAATCAAGAAGACCGGTTTTAAGGGCTGGGCGACTTGGGACTACTATGGCAGACTTTTTGAAGTGGATGATGTGATTGGAAACCTGGATGCGTTGAACAAATTATACCCGGCTGCCAATCTGATCCAGATCGATGGTGGATGGTGGACTGAGCGCGGCGATTATACCAGCGTTCGTCCGGATCTGCAGGGCGGCATAAAGGCCATGGCTGACCAGATAAAGACGGATGGAAAAACCGCTGGATTGCATTTCGACGGATTCCGGGCGGATCTTGCCTCGGAGGTCTACAAGTCACACCCGGACTATTTCCTCCACGACCAGCACGGGAATGTCATCGTGGAAAAAAAGCAATTGTTCGACCGGGTGATGAATTACATCTACTTTGATTATTCACATCCCGGGGCCCGTGCCCACATCGCCGCCTGTGTCCAGCAGATGCGGGAATGGGGCATCACGTATTTCAAGGTTGATTTCATGCGCTATGGTCTGGAGTCCGAAATTAAACAAGCCCATCCCTCCGTCACCAAAGTGATGGCTTACGATCCTTCGATATCCGGGGTGGAGCGTTTTCGCCTGGGCATGCAGGCAATTCGCGAGGCTATTGGTGAGGAGAACTATTTTCTTGGATGCTCTGCTGTCTTTGGGCCCTGCATTGGTTTTGTCGACGGTATGCGAACGGGCGGTGACGTCCATCCAAAGTTTGAGGCCTTCTCGGAGCGTTGCCTCGCTAACAGTGGAAACTTCTACCTCGACGGCACTGTTTTTAACGGTGATGCCGATTACCTTGTTTTCCGGGAAGCTGCTGATGAGGATGAACGCGTATCCCGGGACAACCACAAGTCGGGAGGCAGCCTGGAAATGCACGAGGCTGCAATGTGGGCGGACTATAACAAGATCTACGGTAATTGCCGTTTGCAGAGCGACAATTTGATGTCCCTCCGGGCCGAGCGGAAGGAACTGGTCCGTGAAGTCTTCGAGTGGCCTGCCATGGACGAATCGGTGCCTCTTGATATCTGGAATCACGCGGCAAACAAGCAGGATGGATTTGAACTGATTCTTGCCCAGCAGGGGGATGACATTTTTCTCGGTGTCTTCAACTGGGGTGATTCCCCGAGAACCTACGATCTGGCCGCCTTCGGCAAGAATCCCGCCCTCATTTTGGAGGGTCGCCACTCGACAGTACTGACGTATCAAGGAACTGACACATTCAACCAACTGCGAAGAAAGCTCCAGAGGAAATAG
- a CDS encoding arylsulfatase, whose amino-acid sequence MAPLVACSSPEAPVLTGQPNILIILVDDMGYSDIGCFGGEVQTPNIDRLAENGLKFSQMYNTAKCYPTRASLLTGVYFQRTDRDFSNTATLGEVLRPAGYRTLWSGKHHARFNPMDRGFDRFYGLLGGAQNHFNPGSKAAPGQPAPAGKGDGNRWVINGNEVRDFIPTDPKFYDTDAFTDEALKWLDEYNEEEKPFLLYMSYTAPHWPLQAWPEDVAKYEGVYDEGYEIIRNARYQRQIELGLIDPETSPLPPMELAKKSLKWGDLSPDERRNQIMLMQLYAAMIDRVDQNIGRLINRLEKQGKLNNTMILFLSDNGACAEYPKVQVVDPEAPIGSVASYPSYGTNWATVSNTPLRKWKTSSHEGGIRTPMVVHWPAAIKPQDGWNRDPVHLIDIMPTVLSVAGADYPRQSGGSRIPAPDGLSLLPAFQGQPLQRGEPLYFEFNKGAAILDGKWKLVRLGLEWELYDMKVDMTETNNLAQEHPGIVESMAASWHRWWTECTGMRYDYAKRKDYN is encoded by the coding sequence ATGGCACCGCTGGTTGCGTGTTCCTCGCCTGAAGCGCCTGTCCTGACAGGACAACCCAACATCTTGATCATCCTGGTGGACGACATGGGGTACTCCGACATCGGGTGCTTTGGTGGAGAGGTGCAAACCCCGAACATCGACCGGTTGGCGGAAAACGGGCTGAAGTTTTCCCAGATGTATAACACCGCCAAATGTTATCCGACCCGGGCAAGTTTGCTCACAGGGGTCTATTTCCAACGGACCGACAGGGACTTCTCAAATACCGCTACTCTCGGGGAAGTGCTGCGGCCCGCTGGGTATCGCACGCTTTGGTCTGGAAAGCATCATGCGCGATTCAATCCGATGGACCGCGGATTTGATCGCTTTTATGGCCTCCTCGGCGGTGCTCAAAACCATTTTAATCCGGGCTCGAAAGCAGCTCCGGGACAGCCAGCACCAGCCGGTAAAGGTGATGGCAACCGATGGGTGATCAACGGGAATGAAGTTAGGGACTTTATCCCAACGGATCCAAAGTTTTATGACACTGATGCCTTCACGGATGAGGCCTTGAAGTGGTTGGACGAATACAATGAAGAGGAAAAGCCCTTCCTGCTCTATATGTCTTACACAGCCCCACACTGGCCGCTTCAGGCATGGCCTGAAGATGTTGCCAAATATGAAGGCGTTTATGACGAGGGCTATGAAATAATTCGAAATGCACGCTACCAGCGACAGATCGAGCTGGGCCTCATCGACCCGGAAACATCTCCGTTGCCGCCCATGGAGCTGGCGAAGAAATCTTTAAAGTGGGGCGACCTCTCCCCGGACGAGCGCCGGAATCAGATAATGCTCATGCAGCTGTATGCCGCGATGATTGACCGGGTCGACCAGAATATCGGTCGTCTTATCAACCGTTTGGAAAAGCAGGGCAAGTTGAATAACACGATGATTCTTTTCCTCTCGGACAACGGAGCCTGTGCAGAGTATCCGAAAGTACAAGTAGTCGATCCGGAGGCACCAATCGGTTCCGTCGCCAGCTATCCGAGCTATGGGACCAACTGGGCCACGGTCAGCAACACGCCTCTGCGCAAGTGGAAGACTAGCAGCCATGAGGGAGGCATCCGCACGCCAATGGTCGTTCATTGGCCGGCAGCCATTAAGCCGCAGGACGGTTGGAACCGTGATCCCGTTCATCTGATCGACATCATGCCGACTGTCCTATCCGTTGCCGGTGCGGATTATCCACGCCAATCCGGTGGATCGCGTATCCCGGCGCCCGATGGTCTCAGCCTTTTACCCGCTTTTCAGGGTCAGCCGTTGCAACGCGGGGAACCTTTGTATTTTGAATTCAACAAAGGCGCAGCCATTCTCGATGGGAAGTGGAAGCTAGTCCGTCTTGGGCTTGAGTGGGAGTTGTATGACATGAAAGTGGATATGACGGAAACAAACAACCTCGCTCAGGAGCACCCTGGGATTGTCGAGTCCATGGCAGCCAGTTGGCACCGCTGGTGGACGGAATGCACGGGCATGAGATACGATTACGCAAAGCGGAAGGACTACAATTAG
- a CDS encoding sulfatase family protein, with protein MTGIFPGTGMQKHLRVVAFSILVFLPLVGVAESSKPNILFCIADDASMKSFGAYGDTFIETPAIDKLAREGLVFENAFNGNPKCAPARASLVAGMYSWQLKEAANHWPLFPEEFAFYPHILMEKGYHVGFTGKGWGPGVYKTEHNPAGPAYNSIKTKPPYKGINKIDYAGNFAAFLDEKEDRQPFCFWLGVKEPHRAYEEDSWKKANRNLNDATVPGFYPDNETIRGDLLDYGLEVEWYDRHVGLAVELLEERGLLDNTLIIVTSDHGMPFPRVKGQIYEEAFRVPFIVYWNGVVTPGRILSDYISFADVAPTLMEAAGFEAHPQMTGSSFLSMLKAEDSGRFDASRDHVLLGKERHDTGRANEDGTDLGYPVRAIRTDEYLYVKNFKPERWPVGNPEYGWRNCDGSPTKDFITQLDPDSADYRYYSLNFGKRSGEELYRIKEDPDCLVNLADNPIYTCVKERLHDQMVAELTEQGDPRMLGQGDIFDKYPHEGKIFNYDTGKMEGFKHPSRP; from the coding sequence ATGACCGGAATTTTTCCGGGGACCGGTATGCAGAAGCACCTTCGCGTCGTGGCGTTTTCAATTCTTGTTTTTTTGCCATTGGTCGGTGTTGCTGAATCTTCGAAGCCCAACATTCTTTTCTGCATCGCTGATGATGCCTCCATGAAGAGCTTTGGTGCATACGGGGACACTTTTATTGAAACGCCGGCAATTGATAAACTGGCCCGGGAGGGGCTTGTCTTCGAGAACGCCTTCAACGGCAACCCCAAATGCGCTCCCGCACGTGCCAGTCTGGTTGCTGGAATGTACAGTTGGCAACTGAAGGAGGCTGCCAATCACTGGCCCCTCTTCCCTGAGGAGTTTGCATTCTATCCGCACATCCTGATGGAGAAAGGATACCATGTTGGGTTTACAGGGAAAGGGTGGGGACCTGGCGTTTATAAAACAGAGCATAACCCGGCTGGCCCGGCATACAATTCAATCAAGACGAAACCGCCTTACAAGGGAATCAACAAGATTGATTATGCGGGTAACTTTGCCGCTTTTCTTGATGAAAAGGAAGATCGTCAGCCCTTCTGTTTCTGGCTTGGTGTGAAGGAACCCCATCGTGCGTACGAGGAGGATTCCTGGAAAAAAGCAAACCGGAATCTCAATGACGCAACAGTCCCCGGCTTTTATCCGGACAATGAGACAATCCGTGGAGACCTCCTGGATTACGGACTTGAAGTGGAATGGTACGACAGGCATGTCGGGTTGGCGGTCGAATTGCTCGAAGAGCGCGGCTTGCTGGACAATACCCTGATCATCGTCACATCCGATCACGGGATGCCCTTTCCGCGGGTCAAAGGACAAATCTATGAGGAGGCTTTTCGTGTCCCCTTCATTGTTTACTGGAATGGCGTCGTCACGCCCGGGCGTATCCTGAGTGACTATATCAGTTTTGCGGATGTCGCCCCTACACTGATGGAGGCGGCTGGGTTCGAGGCGCATCCTCAAATGACGGGTAGCAGTTTCCTCTCGATGCTGAAGGCGGAAGATTCAGGGCGGTTTGATGCAAGCCGTGACCATGTCCTTCTCGGAAAGGAGCGGCACGATACGGGGCGGGCCAACGAGGACGGAACAGATCTAGGGTATCCTGTCCGCGCCATACGAACTGACGAATACCTCTATGTGAAAAACTTCAAGCCTGAGCGTTGGCCTGTCGGCAACCCGGAATACGGTTGGCGTAATTGCGATGGCTCGCCGACAAAGGATTTTATCACTCAACTGGATCCGGATTCGGCGGACTACAGGTACTATTCATTGAATTTTGGAAAACGGTCTGGAGAGGAACTCTACCGGATTAAGGAGGATCCCGACTGCCTCGTAAACCTGGCCGACAACCCGATATACACATGCGTCAAGGAGCGTCTTCATGACCAGATGGTCGCCGAGCTGACCGAACAGGGCGATCCGCGTATGCTGGGTCAAGGAGACATCTTCGACAAATATCCTCACGAGGGAAAGATTTTCAATTACGACACAGGCAAAATGGAAGGCTTCAAACATCCATCACGGCCTTAG